From the Clupea harengus chromosome 15, Ch_v2.0.2, whole genome shotgun sequence genome, one window contains:
- the atraid gene encoding all-trans retinoic acid-induced differentiation factor isoform X1, whose amino-acid sequence MTAEGRLLTVVAVFFVLFYGNRFCHAANSQICLMCNGTVVNGSAVWDFCTSSAGQIDGRCCLQTDNTSGAVHITGLDVSYCNLIVVEDLSEASTALMIDLSFNPISNLSDLVFEGFSQLFYVILPSNLTCPGGNASWEKTEVKGEVRVCEGQINACNQTGHISWDCPQNSLCSPYGPGFFACSCVESFHGYKCLREGEFPIVEVFGILGGSTILVSLVLWVTQRRKAKAM is encoded by the exons ATGACAGCTGAAGGGAGGTTGTTGACAGTTGTGGCtgtgttttttgtattattttatggaAACCGTTTTTGTCACGCTGCTAACTCACAG ATATGTCTGATGTGCAATGGCACCGTGGTGAACGGTAGTGCTGTTTGGGATTTCTGCACATCATCTGCTGGTCAGATCGACGGACGATGCTGTTTGCAAACGGACAACACTAGCGGCGCCGTCCACATTACTGG ACTAGATGTATCATACTGTAATCTAATTGTTGTGGAAGATCTCAGTGAGGCTTCCACAGCATTAATGAT AGATCTGTCTTTCAACCCAATTTCGAACCTGAGTGATCTGGTGTTCGAAGGCTTCAGCCAACTGTTCTATGT AATACTTCCCTCAAACCTGACGTGCCCTGGTGGCAATGCATCATGGGAGAagacagaggtcaaaggtgaagtcagagtgtgtgaggggcaaATAAATGCCTGCAATCAGACTGGACACATAT CCTGGGACTGTCCACAAAACTCCCTATGCTCTCCCTATGGACCAGGTTTCTTTGCATGTAGTTGTGTGGAAAGTTTTCATGGATACAAGTGCCTGAGAGAG GGTGAATTTCCAATAGTGGAGGTCTTTGGGATTCTCGGAGGGTCCACCATCCTGGTGTCCTTGGTGTTATGGGTCACCCAGAGAAGGAAGGCCAAGGCTATGTGA
- the atraid gene encoding all-trans retinoic acid-induced differentiation factor isoform X2 codes for MCNGTVVNGSAVWDFCTSSAGQIDGRCCLQTDNTSGAVHITGLDVSYCNLIVVEDLSEASTALMIDLSFNPISNLSDLVFEGFSQLFYVILPSNLTCPGGNASWEKTEVKGEVRVCEGQINACNQTGHISWDCPQNSLCSPYGPGFFACSCVESFHGYKCLREGEFPIVEVFGILGGSTILVSLVLWVTQRRKAKAM; via the exons ATGTGCAATGGCACCGTGGTGAACGGTAGTGCTGTTTGGGATTTCTGCACATCATCTGCTGGTCAGATCGACGGACGATGCTGTTTGCAAACGGACAACACTAGCGGCGCCGTCCACATTACTGG ACTAGATGTATCATACTGTAATCTAATTGTTGTGGAAGATCTCAGTGAGGCTTCCACAGCATTAATGAT AGATCTGTCTTTCAACCCAATTTCGAACCTGAGTGATCTGGTGTTCGAAGGCTTCAGCCAACTGTTCTATGT AATACTTCCCTCAAACCTGACGTGCCCTGGTGGCAATGCATCATGGGAGAagacagaggtcaaaggtgaagtcagagtgtgtgaggggcaaATAAATGCCTGCAATCAGACTGGACACATAT CCTGGGACTGTCCACAAAACTCCCTATGCTCTCCCTATGGACCAGGTTTCTTTGCATGTAGTTGTGTGGAAAGTTTTCATGGATACAAGTGCCTGAGAGAG GGTGAATTTCCAATAGTGGAGGTCTTTGGGATTCTCGGAGGGTCCACCATCCTGGTGTCCTTGGTGTTATGGGTCACCCAGAGAAGGAAGGCCAAGGCTATGTGA